In one Streptomyces sp. NBC_01288 genomic region, the following are encoded:
- a CDS encoding bifunctional polysaccharide deacetylase/glycosyltransferase family 2 protein, with protein MRFLLPMLLLVALLAMLMLRGYVHSEILADHRIRPEAATDKVPDKILDGGPVIDTRSGRTTSLDVPDHDIVLTFDDGPDPTWTPKVLDVLKKHHAHAVFFVTGTMTSRYPELVKRIVAEGNEVGVHTFSHPDLSFQSKKRIDWELSQTQLAITGAAGIRTSLFRPPYSSSADAMDNLSWPVTEYIGTRGYITVVNNTDSEDWQKPGVAKIISNATPRGGKGAIVLMHDSGGDRHETVQALDKFLPEMQAKGYRFDNLTQALGARSALTPVTGVNLWKGKAWIFLVQAADDITGVLVVGLAITGSLVIARFALMLLLSGIHARRVRRKDFAWGPPVTEPVTVLVPAYNEAKCIENTVRSLMASEHPVEVIVIDDGSADGTARIVEALFLPNVRVVRQVNAGKPAALNRGLANASHDLIVMMDGDTVFEPATVRELVQPFGDPRVGAVAGNAKVGNRDSLIGAWQHIEYVMGFNLDRRMYDVLRCMPTIPGAVGAFRRSALERVGGMSDDTLAEDTDITMAMHRDGWRVVYAEKARAWTEAPETVQQLWSQRYRWSYGTMQAIWKHRGALLDRGPSGRFGRVGLPLVALFMVIAPILAPLIDVFLLYGLVFGPTEKTFLAWLGVLAIQAFCAAYAFRLDRERMTHLVSLPLQQILYRQLMYVVLLQSWITALTGGRLRWQKLRRTGVVGTPGGAVPGARSGSGSGSDRRTVA; from the coding sequence ATGCGGTTCCTGCTGCCGATGCTGCTCCTCGTCGCCCTGCTCGCGATGCTGATGCTGCGCGGCTATGTGCACAGCGAGATCCTCGCCGACCACCGCATCCGCCCCGAGGCGGCGACCGACAAGGTGCCGGACAAGATCCTCGACGGCGGCCCGGTCATCGACACTCGCAGCGGCCGTACGACCAGCCTGGACGTGCCGGACCACGACATCGTGCTGACCTTCGACGACGGCCCCGACCCGACCTGGACGCCCAAGGTCCTGGACGTGCTCAAGAAGCACCACGCGCACGCCGTCTTCTTCGTCACCGGCACGATGACCTCGCGCTACCCGGAGCTGGTCAAACGCATCGTGGCGGAGGGCAACGAGGTCGGCGTGCACACCTTCAGCCACCCCGACCTCTCCTTCCAGTCGAAGAAGCGCATCGACTGGGAGCTGTCCCAGACCCAGTTGGCGATCACCGGCGCGGCGGGCATCCGTACCTCGCTCTTCCGCCCGCCGTACTCGTCGTCCGCCGACGCGATGGACAACCTGTCCTGGCCGGTGACCGAGTACATCGGCACCCGCGGCTACATCACGGTCGTCAACAACACGGACAGCGAGGACTGGCAGAAGCCCGGCGTCGCGAAGATCATCAGCAACGCGACCCCGCGCGGCGGCAAGGGCGCGATCGTCCTGATGCACGACTCGGGCGGCGACCGCCACGAGACCGTGCAGGCGCTGGACAAGTTCCTGCCGGAGATGCAGGCCAAGGGCTACAGGTTCGACAACCTCACCCAGGCACTCGGCGCGCGCAGCGCGCTCACCCCGGTGACCGGCGTCAACCTGTGGAAGGGCAAGGCGTGGATCTTCCTGGTCCAGGCCGCGGACGACATCACGGGCGTCCTGGTGGTGGGCCTGGCGATCACCGGCTCGCTCGTCATCGCCCGCTTCGCGCTGATGCTCCTGCTCTCCGGCATCCACGCCCGCCGGGTGCGCCGCAAGGACTTCGCCTGGGGCCCACCGGTCACCGAACCGGTCACGGTCCTCGTCCCGGCGTACAACGAGGCCAAGTGCATTGAGAACACGGTCCGTTCACTCATGGCGAGCGAGCATCCCGTCGAGGTGATCGTCATCGACGACGGCTCGGCCGACGGTACGGCGAGAATCGTGGAGGCGCTGTTCCTGCCCAACGTGCGCGTCGTGCGCCAGGTCAACGCGGGCAAACCGGCCGCCCTCAACCGCGGTCTGGCGAACGCCAGTCACGACCTCATCGTCATGATGGACGGCGACACGGTCTTCGAACCCGCCACCGTAAGGGAGTTGGTCCAGCCCTTCGGCGACCCGCGCGTCGGCGCCGTCGCGGGCAACGCCAAGGTCGGCAACCGGGATTCCCTGATCGGGGCCTGGCAGCACATCGAGTACGTGATGGGCTTCAACCTCGACCGCCGTATGTACGACGTCCTCCGCTGCATGCCGACGATCCCGGGCGCCGTGGGGGCCTTCAGGAGAAGCGCGCTGGAGCGGGTCGGCGGCATGAGCGACGACACCCTCGCCGAGGACACCGACATCACGATGGCGATGCACCGCGACGGCTGGCGCGTCGTCTACGCCGAGAAGGCCCGGGCCTGGACGGAAGCCCCGGAGACGGTCCAGCAGTTGTGGTCCCAGCGCTACCGCTGGTCCTACGGCACGATGCAGGCGATCTGGAAGCACAGGGGCGCGCTCCTGGACCGGGGCCCGTCCGGCCGCTTCGGCCGCGTGGGCCTCCCCCTGGTGGCTCTCTTCATGGTCATCGCCCCCATCCTGGCCCCGCTGATCGACGTGTTCCTGCTCTACGGCCTGGTGTTCGGCCCGACGGAGAAGACGTTCCTGGCCTGGCTGGGCGTGCTGGCGATCCAGGCGTTCTGCGCGGCCTACGCCTTCCGCCTCGACCGCGAACGCATGACCCACCTCGTCTCCCTGCCCCTGCAACAGATCCTCTACCGCCAACTCATGTACGTCGTCCTGCTCCAGTCCTGGATCACCGCGCTCACCGGAGGCCGCCTGCGCTGGCAGAAGCTGCGGCGGACGGGGGTTGTGGGGACGCCGGGGGGTGCGGTGCCGGGGGCGCGCAGCGGCAGCGGCAGCGGTAGTGACCGGAGGACTGTGGCATGA